ACGGCCATACATGCACGTGTTCCCCTTAAAGCTCGGGAAACGAGCGGTGAGCTTTACCACAatgcacccacccccccccccccccgagagggcGCTTCACTCAAACACTGCGCTGTCCCTTCCAGGGTTTACCCGTGGCGGTGCTCACGGACGATAAGCTCCTCAaaccattttcctttttttttatgtgcccATTGTGTTTGGTAATAAGGAGAAGCGGCTCGGTGTTAGTGATTCCTGGTAATACCACACAGCCAAGCAGGCAATGTGATAGCATTGTCTTTGCATCCctttgatgtgtgtgcgtgcatttttGACTGCATTTAAAAGCGcaagagaaaatgtgtttgtctgtgtctgtgatatggatgagtgtgtgtgtgtgtttttgaaagcGCCCTGTGCAGCATGCGTGTGCATCCATCTCCTTGCATGTGTTTCCCAAGCAGCCAGACCGCTGGTGACATTGTGGTTAATAGTTGTGGTGTAATTAGTTTCAGATTTAGCGTGAAGATGCCATGTGTTGTTGTTCAAGGGGGGAATTATCATAATGGAACATGATCCGTCTTTGTTTCCTCACACCCTTTGTCCCTTTCTTCTTTCCCCCTCCCTGTTCCAgttttttcctccccttcttAACTCCTCTCTACTATTTTCCCTCGGGCCTCTTTTGCAACCCGTCATGTCCATGTCTTGAACATCTCCagtgggtttcccccccccccccccccccccctcctccccctctgctctcACCTGTTCTCCTTCCTGCAGAGGTGCCCGTGTCGTCGGTGCTCTGCCTCTCCTCGGTCCGGGAGCTCCCGGTTCAGGTCCGGGAGCTCTACGCGCAGGGCTTCGTGCTGGTCGCCGTCCACCCGTTCGTCCATCCCTGCGGCCCGAGCCACGCGCGCATCCAGCGCCAGCTGCACCGGGCCGTGCTGGTCCGAGAGACGCCGAGGTGAGCACACTCGGGAAGCGCGAGTGGCGCCCCCTTTTCGTAGAGCGAGACGGGGGGGTTTGTGTAGCGGATTGATTTCAAATGACTGAGATGGTTCATTTGCATCCGGATTTAGAAGGTAAAGCCGCCTTTTGCAACGTGGTTGTTTTGACGTGGAAGCCAACTGAGACCCATTACCACGAGCACAATCCTgcacctcacctcctcctcttgatGTCAATTTAATTGCAGATGAGTCAACGACAAAAAACATCTAATTTTAGCTCACCGTCCCAATTCTTTCCCTTTTGACTGTACTTGACATTATACCATAGCGTCTGACTACAAGGCACACGGTGCATCTCTTCTTTAACCCAGTTATTCTCTGGTGAAAAGCacgttttgcttcttttttttccccccccactaCTAAGTCTGGGGAAGCAAGCAAGCAGAGCTTCATCTCAGCATCTCACCGCGGCAGTTACTGACATATTTGCTCAAAACAGGATCCCCACCCTACATGCAGAGACCTCTTGTGTCTCCTGGTTGGTTGATTTAATTTGTTGTTCCATTGGGTCTTAACTGATTCTTCCCATAGCCCAGTACAGATATCGGCCTTTATCGAAAGTCATGCATACTTATTTTCCCACAATTTCTCATAGTGTGAACCAATGCTAAATATCTCTAACTATGGGATGGATTTCCTCATTCATGTTCACCAGAGGAATCATTAGCACTTTAGCAATCCCCTGACTTTACATCTCAAACTACCAGCAGGTCAGTTTTGACTAATTAAATAAATCCTCATTAACACAACATTTAGTACAGATATTAGTTATTGATATTACTTTATTGATCCATGAGCTTTTCATTTTACTCCATATTTTGGTGAACATGatattatttcaataatttGCTTCATGACTTAATACTGTTTACTTCATGTTTtcatcagcctcagctgtatTTTGTTTGCATCGCTAGTGTAAATGCTATCGCTAGTAAACCTTAGCATAGTAACATTGAGAACATGTTAtcattgtgagcatgttagcatagcATTTGGCTCAAAGAAACCAATCACTACACGAGTGAGGTAACGTACATGAAATTATCCGCGCTCTCTCCAAAATCATCTTAATGAAATGTTTGTATTGTATGGAGATGGGAACCCCGGGGATCAGTCTATTTTTACTAGGACAACCATGGTCACATCCACTTTATCCTTTCAATTAAAGGTATTACTTTGAGTCTGCAGTTTTTGGGGCATTCTCCTGTGTTCAGTCTCTAATGTGAATTCAAGAATTAGCTTATCATACTCCCTGTAACTTACACACCAGCGCCGACACACTCCCTCTAGTGCACAGGCGGGTCCCGGGCTGCTCCTTTGATGCCCCTGCTGCCAAGTGGTCCTGCTGCTTCCTGGCACCTGTCACCGTGGAGACGACTGATTGCATCATCAGCACTCGCCAGAGTGGAACGGCACGCTGAAAGAGAAAATCCATCTCTCCATCCTTTCATCTGCTTTCCTCAGTGATGGCcgtccccccctttttttcttcttttgtcctccccccccacacacacacacacacacacacacacacacaccctctccgcCCCCCTTTAACTCCGCCTTTTATCTCCCCATCACCGCCATCCCCTTTCATCAAAAACcctaaaaatgaaagaaaccaaATGTGACAGATGTACTGTTTCAAATCCAGCTGAGAATGTCACTCGCGCCTCAGTGCACAAGATATTACCACGGCCTTCCCTCTGACCTCAATCCAAATCTGAAGAGGCGTATCTGAATACTCCTTTCATGATGGTGTCTCTCAGTGGGAGCCAAAGGAAATTcagtccctctctctttctaatAAGTCtattgtggtggtggtgaacatgtgcttcctttttttaaatgggaaattCAGCCTGCCCCAGAATCGACATTATGTTTCTGCCGTGAGTCAATGAGCGCTCGTGAACATGAGCCTCATTGAGACTGTAATGTTTCTGGGTAATGGAACTGCACAGGtgatgatggggaaaaaaaaaacgcctaaAGGAAATGTAACGTTGGAACTGTACGACCACATTTGACGTGTCATGGTTCACGAGAGCAGaattgaactgaactgaatgaCGGATGCTTAACGCCGAGTAATCTAAGGAAATACTTTTATTTCCTCACCCTACAGTTCTGAGAAAAACCAGCTGAGGTGGGGGAGACATCGTCTGGAGACGGACGTGTGCGTCGCAGGTCATCAGGTGGCTGACCCGGAGTTGATCCAGAGCTATGTCAAGAGGGTGAGTTCAGTATTTTGCAACCATTCAAACTACACAGGGTGTTAAATAATGACCTCAGTTTTCTAAAGCAACAAAttacaataatgtaacagttcgagggtgtaaCGCTAGTTAGGCCCGACGCGTATGCAACCCTCGATCAGTATCACATTGCATCAGTGTAGAGGAgaaatagtccctgtacgtgcatgtaaacagcattgacACGGAATGCTACCTTATCGCTGAAGAATGCACGCGTTATAATAAGGTATAAAGCATGGGATTGCTGTGTATACTGACAACAACGTTGGTGTGATTTAGTGTTTTTGGAATATGCAGTTGTGGCATTAAAAAGATGTGACCTCTGCAGACCTTTTGTAGCCCGCTACTGAAGTAATAGAACAAACCGGATCTTCCCCCTGAAACGGCTTTGCTGAAGATTTGCAGAGCGAGGTTAGCTGTgtgatttaaatatatatatatatattcaaaaagGTTGTCTGTTAAAATTGTGTGATGCCAAGTCAGTGGACTCTTTGGAAAAATTAAACAACGTTCCCTTAATAAGGGAACATAATGGGGCCTAAATGGCTACAGGCAGCAGCCTTTAATTGCCTGTCTTTGCCATATGGtaaccctgcctcttaaaaatgaatgcaggAGGAAAGTAACTGGATTCCCACCAGTTGCGGCTCCTGTGCCTCTGCACGCTCTCCTGTAACAACGAAACAAAAGGAGGAGCCCTATAACAAATGGACGGTCACAGAAGTCATGGTAAACCGTAATGAGACTTGACCCCAAGATGCCCTGCCAACCACCGCGTCATTACTGGCATTTATCAGCTGTAAAACTCACTTTTAGTCTCTGCGCTCATGAATTCTGCAACAGCCCCACAATGGGAAATGAAAATGTGCTCTATTGAATAGATTTGCATCTGAACACACATGGAGCACAAAGGGAAACCTGATTGGATGGAAATGCACATCACAGAATATAATGTGATAGGCCTCTGCACCGTGAGATGAATAACCAATCGGATCACAAGCTGCCAGAGAGGGTTCAAGATAAGAACCCAGGAGCAGTACCGGGAAGACGGAGTGACAGcctggccgtgtgtgtgtgtgtgtgtgtgtgtgtgtgtgtgtgtgtgtgcacgtgcacgctCAGTTTTTAAATTCTCCACTTCAAtttcagctccagctcctgctaTCTCACCCACTCTCAATCTGTCTCCGGACACACTCATCAGATAAAACGCCGTGACTTTGTGTAATTGTGAGTGTGTCGGGTGGTAATAGAGAGACTGTTAAtatatgtggtgtgtgtgtgtgtgtgtctgtgtgtgtgttggtggatgAGTGAAGTGTCAAAAGTCGCGGGGTAATGGGGGAAGATGCGTCTCATTATTGTTTGGTGGTATTGTACAATCTGATTTCTCTCCCGTTGAGCCTGTCTAAAACTGTCATCCCAAATATCAACTGACAATTAACCGCCACCGCTCCGCGGGGAAGGAGCGGCAgaggcgcgcacacacgccTGCGTCGAGATAATGAGGtcctttttgtcatttgaatatttgatcTTTGCAGATGATTAGGTAGGTTGTTATTTTGCAGAATCTCTACTCTGCGTTTGCagcctttgtttgtgtgtaaatgtgtttgtggcGATGTGAATGACGTCCTTTTATATTTATGTGTCAATAGTATTTTGAACAGCGtgtaatgtgagtgtgtgttgtgtgtgtgtgtgtgtgtgtgtgtgtggggggggggggggttcgcccACAGATCCAGGATGTAGCGGAGCAAGGCGTGATGTTCGTGGGGTTTCTGCAGCAGCCGGGGGGAGGACCCTGCTTCGTGGGTCACTGGGATCCTGAGGAGCTGTCCTCCTTGCATTCAAGCCCTTCGCCCATACACCGACACCCCCTCAGCGCCAGCAACAGCCCAACGGACCCTTCAGAACCTGAACCTCAGGAGATGGGCCTTGCAGGCGCAGAAACTAACGCCGGCCCCCTGAAGCCCAAACGAGAAGAGTCGGCACAGAAGAGGAGCCACCTGCCGGACCTCAAGCAGTCCACGGAGAACCGCTTGAACCTTTCCAACCAGAGAGACGGACAAAGTTCAAGCTCGGGCAGCTGGCCCAGCTCCCCCGAGCTGGATGGAAACCGCGAAAAGGGGTTCTGCAACACAAACGGGAAGAGCCGACCGACGGCGcacgacaacaacaaccacgTCCGGGTCAAGAGTTCCGAGAAGGACGAGAACGCCGCCTCACCACCAGCGCAGGGAGGTAAGCGACCCGATTCGGGGACAAATCGCCGCCACGCAAAGTTCTACCCGGTGTCTTCATTTGTGGATTTGCGTGTAGGGATGCAGCTCTTCGCCTTGTACAACCACACGGGGGAGATGAACGCCTCTCTGAGGTTCTACTCCCTGCGGGTGCCGCTGCTGGTGCAGAGGGAAGCCGGGCTCATCACGGACGTCGACACGCACTGGCTCGACCACATGACTCAGCATTTCACGAGCGGCGCGCACCTCGTCGACGGGTTCTTCCACCTCAGGGAGGAAATGGGTAAATCggggaaatgaaaatgttccatAAACCGAAGAGTCCTCCTCCCCTTTTACTGGTTCCACCAGTTTGTTAACAAGAGGAAACGGTTTCCCGGGCTGCGGAGCTCTGCTGCAGGGTGACGTGTGATATGCATCGACCGAGCGCTGGCGTATAGAATAAGCCGCCGATTTACGGCACGTCCGTTCCGCGCAGTAACTTGGCTCAAGAAGGGGGATCAATAGTGAGAGATTGGAGGGTGGAAAAGAGCTCGTAACTCCTGTTtgtctctcactcactctctcacacacacacacacacacacacacacaacctcctcTGTCCCTAACTTGTCCCTCTCCTCCAGACAATGGCGTTTCATCCGTGGACAGTGTGTTCATCTTCCAGAGCGCCGCGGAGGAGACCACGAGCGCCTCCTACGACGCCATCGTGGTTGAGCAGTGGACCGTTGTGGACGTGggtctttttatgtttttgagtACTAATCTTTTGTGACTGAAGtcctgagctttttttttaattctgccaAACATGGTcccctccctgtgtgtctctgtctgagcGCTTCTCCGTCTCATGTCCAGGGCGTGGTGGTGAAGACGGACTACATCCCCTTGCTCCAGTCCCTGGCTCCGTATGGGTGGAGGCTGATGTGCGTGTTGCCCACACCCATCGTCAAGACGAACGGGTACAGAGACGCCGCCGTCGCAGCTTGGACTCACCTGTCCTCTGCTTTCGCTTCACATGCCATCACTTTGGACAGCGTCCTCCTACGTGCTGCTTTATTGATTACAGAGACATTGTTCTCTTGTCTTaaactgtttttgttcttttcggGATTAAGGCTGACGGCAGagcgaaaaaagaagaaaataaataaataaaaataaaaaaaacaggacagctGGTTTGGGAGATCTGACAAATCACCGTCACATGCTCATCTCTACATGAAACCgcttttgaacaaaaaaagaatccgcCTTCAGATTGTGACATTAGAGGCGCCGGTGGTTAAAGTGCCGCTCTCTTCCCTCCTGCAGCGACGGGAGTTTGTCGACCAAGCAGATCCTCTTCCTCCAGAGGCCCGTCCTGCAGCGCAAGAGAAAAGACTTCaaggtttgccccccccccctccgtcttcCAAACCTGTCACTTGTGTCTGTTGTGCCTTTAGGATCCGTGCTTTATGTCACAGAAGGTGTCAttgattaagaaaaaaaagaaaaaaaagttgtgctACTAAAAATGGGAcgtacagcaacaaaaaaaaaaattcaaaccgCTCAGGAAGAAGTCTAAGAATAGGCGAAGACTCGAGCGTGCACTGTACAGGGAAAGAGGCGTCAATCGAGAGGCGCTTTGTTGTGGTTTGGCAGGTGTCTGGAGAGATGGAAGGAAAGAGACACGGCGCCAAGCGCCAAACCTGCCTCTCACTGCACatctgtttgtctttcagatGCGGAACCTCAGGGGTCGCAGCAAGGCAAAGAGAGACACTCCGGAAGACAGAGAGAACATGTACCCGCTGATGGACAGGCTGAGAAGAAACTcaaaagatgaggaggaggaggaggaagagcaagagCAAGAAAAAGAGGCTgaggggaggaagagcaggGACAGCGAAAGGAGCGAAGGAGCGGGCCTTCAAAGGGGCTTCTCGCCCCTCTCGGGGAGCGGGGCCTCtcttgaagaggaggaagaggagacggacATTGATAACATCCCTCCGCCTCGGCTAGGGAAGCCGCAGAGGTGGACAGATGTGTGTCAGAGAGTCGACGGAGGGGTCAAGGAGGAGCTGAAGACGGAGGAGCGCATCAAGCAGCAGCTGTTTTCCGGCGTCTGTTGACACATTGGGCACAAAGCTGAGgagtttacaaaaaaaagccttttgaaATAACTTTTAGTTTTAAAGTTCCAACCCAGATGTGGTCGGACACGGCGTCACTAGTATTCCCGTACCGTTACCATGGCTTCGGTGTCTTGGTTGTTGCTCTCTGATGTCTCTTCTACAAAATGAAACGGCTCAAGGCCGATGGAGAACGTCTCCAGGTCTGAGCATGCGATGGTTGTATTTGACTTCTCTAGGAATAGGACGGTTAAAAAGGGAGCACTGATTTCAAGGGGCtcactgtattttatttttttgacaagGGGCGAGGTGATAAATGTTTGTATTAGAGCCTGACGGACACGTGCATCCGGCTACTATAGCTCACACTTCAGCTTGAGTCATGAACTCATAAATGCGTTTTTTTGTACTGTTCATTTTCCCCATTTTAACATCTATTTGAATGCATCTTTATCAcgaaaatcattttcaaagaaGATTCCTCATATTTGGAAGTTCGATCTTTTATTAGCTGGGTTCTAAACCACGTTACAATGTATTGTCATTAAGCATTAAAGGCTACATTCATGTAAATGACTAAATAACCGTTGAATCATTCGCTCTAGTTGGGATGTGTAAGAGGCTTTTACCTAATGAGTAATGGTAGCGGAAGTATACTGTAAACCCAAAATGTCTGCAGAGAAACAATTTTTGTAATTTGGGAGAATTGACCTTTTAAAAGGtttcttttggggggaaaaaacctgCATAATAGGAATCTACTGTTCATTACTTATTTCCTGGACCGCCTGTGTCGTGTCTTCGTGTAACATGTGAGTCTTCATATAAAAGCACAGgtcaataaaatgtttcaaaaccgattcaatttatttcatttcctttATCTCACATCAGTACAAACTGTTCTCCTCGTTCAAGGAGGAAATGTgaaaacaactcaaatgaaACTCCAGCGTGTAGCCCCCACTGGGAGAAGACAACGAGGAGTTCGTAGCCATCTCAGAGGGATGTAAGGTGATCTAAGCCAATCAGAGACCACCTGGAGGTTCCATTACAGCGCACCATGGGACACTCGTCCCGCCCCCGGTATGAGCCGCGTGCGATTGAGTAAGCGCGTACGGGAGATAAGCACTGTGTGTGGAAGTGGGAGAAAGACGCCGGGACGCATGCCATTATGTGGGAGATTGTTCGGTTTTGGACTCTGAAAATACACTTGGTGTGAAGTTTGCATGAGAAATAAATCGCTCCAATGTAACCAAGTCTAAAACAGTCAGTTCTGCAAATAAATATACACAGTATTACATTTGATGAAAGAAAATGAACCAGTTGTGTAAAAATAATAGCACTGATCTGGTTTACTGGTGACTTCAAATTTTAGTTTGGAATTGCCCTAATTCTCCTGCCGAGAGTCGGATGAGCGGATCAATACCACTCTCACATCTGTCGCTAAATGGGAAGTTCGAGCTGACTGCTCGGAGATCACAAAACCCACCAACAGCTcattattagaaaaaaaacaataccgtGCTGCAGTTTTCCAGGGAGTTCTCTGACAGACTATTTCCCATATGGGTGCACAGACTTCCTGAATATAGTTTAGCACATAAACCACCCCATTAATCCACGACCCGTCAGCCCGACACTACACCAAGCGTCTTACTCTTGGCAAGGAAGTACACGTTGTTCCTTCAGGACTTGCTTGGGTGTATTAGTGCCATAGCTTCTCAGCTAAGACTTAACATCATCAACATTCGTTTCAGCAAAACCTCAGTCGCGCAAATAAAGGCTGCAAATGAGATTAGACATGAAGATGTGCAACAGATGTGaaatgatgtcacacacacatagttgcAGTATTGTAATACTCAGCAGAGAGCTGGCGGCTGTGTTGCTTAAATTGAGATTTTACAGTCCGACGATAAGGGATTAAAGTCATCTCCTGTCTGCTGCGAGTCAGCTGCTTGCATCGCAGGTCAACCGCGGGCTGCAGAGGTGGGACGGAGAACTTCCTCATCGCTGGAatatttcaccccccccccgtctcccatCTCGCAGCAAAACGTTCTACCACCACTTCTCGAAGAGGATTCGGTTTTTCGGGAGGCCAAAGTCCAGGAGGGAGTCCGAAATCGCTTCGATCATGGGCCGGGGCCCGCACAGGTAACACAAAGTCCTCTGTGGGTCCACGTGACGCCGCAACTCCTCTTCTGTGATCCTCCCGCCTGCGGAGACACAACAGAAGTCAGTGGATCCACCGAGAGACTCCCTGCTTCGAGTCCCACGCGCAGCGTTTGGTAGAACCCGCTCCGACCACGATGCAGATAAATCAACAAAGACCGAATGTGACGGTTACCAAATCAGAGGCCTGCTCAGAGGGTCACTTACGGCTGACGAATGGCTGGAGGTGCGATTCGACATCTGCGCCCTGCTGCGTGACGTGGAGGTCGCAGGAGAGCTTGTCGGGGAACTCGCGACACGCCTCGATGATGGAGCTCTGGGAAAGAAGGCGGCGGCTAGGTTAGGTTCCTTACAAACtgcaacccccacccccctccaaaaTATTTCAGACATACATTCCAGACACTGTTGCACGATATCTGTgaaaaggagtaaaaaaaaacaccttaaaGAGCAGTTCGTTGGTATTCTTGGCGCTGTAGAAGAGGTGGGCGGAGCCTATCTTGTAGTCCCGCCCACCGGAGGCGTGGTTGAGATGCAGCAGGCCGCTCGTGTGCAACAGGATGGAGTACAAGGGGTTGATCCCCACGCCGCcggccaccagcagcaggtccaCGGAGGGGTCGGAGGGCGACGGGTTGAAGAAGAAGTCCCCGCCCACACGCAGGGCCACTCGGGAGCCAACCGTGCACTGAGAGACGGCAACACACTTCGACTATTACACACCAAGAAGCGATTCCAGTAAAGCTTCGTGTGCGTCGAAGACGGGTCTCAGGCAACAAAGACTTTGAGATAACGATGCAAAAACACAAGAGATCTCAGCTGTGGAACGGGTGAAAGCAATTTCAAGTTGCAAAGAGAGTcttttgaagttaaaaagaagaaaaaaaatgcagataaATACACCCTTGTCTGCTTTTGTACACTCGcgagtacacaaacacacacacacacacgcgtagtGATGCTGGCGTTAATCTGCCGTCGTGGTCCCTACACTGTTCCTCTGCTCACAGAGAGGAGTCAGAGCGCAATATCAAACAAACGGATCATCAAACGATGGCAGCGCAGAGAGCTGTAAGTCTCAGGATGCTCAAACACATCACAGCGCTTTCTGATTCGTATTTACACACGGCACGGTAGCTCAAAGCTGTTTATTAGGGCCCATCATCAAGCGCATGAGCTTCAAACAAACACGCCGAGGAGAGACACGGGGAAGGcagtgagtacacacacacacacacatttaaaacgtCACTGCGCACCGCTACTGCTGGATTCAAAAGGATGTTCTGGAGCAAATCCTCGCagacaaaaaacaactttatgCTATTATTACAGTTTATATTACCTTTATTTAGGCAATTACACAACCTTAACAAACATCGGCTTGCTCTACACAGTTAAAAAACACTAACTTTTAGTTTTTTAGCTTCATTATCCCAATAGTACTTCACAACTACTGAGCTGGCAAACTTCAAATTTGCTGAGTCACACTAACTGTCCCTTGACAGCGACTACACATTATTGAAAAACATTAGGGAGGGGGTCACATGGTAGTAAACCAAATGGAGTATGGCGAGGTAAGTGCTCACCGCTTCTGCAGGTCCTAAAAACCCACGATCCCTTCTTTTGCCCTCAGCTGCAACGCAATCATCTGACGCATTACGCGGCCTCGCGGATGACCTGATACACTTTCCTCGAATTCCAGTTTAATAGCAGACGTCTTTAAAAACGAAGGTTCAATACTGTTCCCAGGGAGaggaccccctcccccacgcccCCGAGCGTTCCTCTGAGGTCGACTCACCGCTGAGTGGATCCAGTGGGCCGGAGGGTGTTTGGTGTATTTGACGGCCAATTCAACAACGCCCTCCTTCTGCAGCAAACCCGGGCTGGAGCACATGGAGAAACCTCCCACCGTCTCCACACCAGGGATGAAGAAATCCACCCTGCACACACAGTCCATCGTTTAATGAAGCGCTCCACTCATTTATTATACATCCTAATATCAAATATATCCTTTGGCCTTTTAGTACAGGTAGGTTCTCACTGTTCCAAAACGTTGACACCTTAAGGACTCAAATTATTCTTGTCCTAGTTATAAAAACAGGTATTCCAGTGGTTGAAATTGGTTCCCCTACGTCACTCTAAGATGAAAAACGAACGGTTActtttacattattatattCCTATTTGTATTGCTTGACATACATATTATTTAAAACACCATAACATTAATGTTTGTGTCTTCATACAAAAGACATAATGAAA
This genomic interval from Pungitius pungitius chromosome 17, fPunPun2.1, whole genome shotgun sequence contains the following:
- the oxnad1 gene encoding oxidoreductase NAD-binding domain-containing protein 1; this translates as MSVRCLFSPAARSFIQLSPAAGLLCGRLPGRSSATRRSMSSQRQMDHLERTLSNFRQNALYPAQVCGIVDESETVKRLRIAVHPDFSFKAGQWVDFFIPGVETVGGFSMCSSPGLLQKEGVVELAVKYTKHPPAHWIHSACTVGSRVALRVGGDFFFNPSPSDPSVDLLLVAGGVGINPLYSILLHTSGLLHLNHASGGRDYKIGSAHLFYSAKNTNELLFKSSIIEACREFPDKLSCDLHVTQQGADVESHLQPFVSRGRITEEELRRHVDPQRTLCYLCGPRPMIEAISDSLLDFGLPKNRILFEKWW
- the rftn1a gene encoding raftlin — its product is MGCRLPKLRKAEERRSPGNIYSTLRRPQVETKVGVAYTYHFLDFLLGKEEVPVSSVLCLSSVRELPVQVRELYAQGFVLVAVHPFVHPCGPSHARIQRQLHRAVLVRETPSSEKNQLRWGRHRLETDVCVAGHQVADPELIQSYVKRIQDVAEQGVMFVGFLQQPGGGPCFVGHWDPEELSSLHSSPSPIHRHPLSASNSPTDPSEPEPQEMGLAGAETNAGPLKPKREESAQKRSHLPDLKQSTENRLNLSNQRDGQSSSSGSWPSSPELDGNREKGFCNTNGKSRPTAHDNNNHVRVKSSEKDENAASPPAQGGMQLFALYNHTGEMNASLRFYSLRVPLLVQREAGLITDVDTHWLDHMTQHFTSGAHLVDGFFHLREEMDNGVSSVDSVFIFQSAAEETTSASYDAIVVEQWTVVDGVVVKTDYIPLLQSLAPYGWRLMCVLPTPIVKTNGDGSLSTKQILFLQRPVLQRKRKDFKMRNLRGRSKAKRDTPEDRENMYPLMDRLRRNSKDEEEEEEEQEQEKEAEGRKSRDSERSEGAGLQRGFSPLSGSGASLEEEEEETDIDNIPPPRLGKPQRWTDVCQRVDGGVKEELKTEERIKQQLFSGVC